The following are encoded in a window of Gavia stellata isolate bGavSte3 chromosome 33, bGavSte3.hap2, whole genome shotgun sequence genomic DNA:
- the OTUD7B gene encoding OTU domain-containing protein 7B — protein sequence MDIVLSDFVRSTGAEPGLARDLLEGKNWDLSAALSDFEQLRQVHAGNLPHSFNEGRSYKPPEKEAARPGRPPLQRQDDIVQEKRLSRGISHASSTIVSLARSHVSSNGSSEHLLEMPICTFQLPDLTVYTEDFRSFIERDLIEQSMLVALEQAGRLNWWANVDPSCQRLLPLATTGDGNCLLHAASLGMWGFHDRDLMLRKSLYTLMDKGGEREALKRRWRWQQTQQNKESGLVYTEEEWQKEWNELIKLASSEPRVHYGTNGAGCGGVESSEEPVYESLEEFHVFVLAHVLKRPIVVVADTMLRDSGGEAFAPIPFGGIYLPLEVPANKCHRSPLVLAYDQAHFSALVSMEQKEPTKDQAVIPLTDSEHKLLPVHFAVDPGKEWQWGKDDSDNVKLASVTLSLEAKLHLLHSYMNVKWITLPCDMQAPLAQPESPTASAGDDARSAAESGESDKESVCSSSASNGGSRACKDKEKPKKDREKEKEKDKKRADSVANKLGSFGKTLGSKLKKNMGGLMHSKTIKGGVSNGQGDTLEKKKKGSLKSRKGSKEESSQGDLSAPVEKTCPGKAAPEKPSDPYKYSNDVRLSLSILRAAMQGERKFIFAGHLKTSNRHQYQEEMIQRYLLDAEERFMAEQKQKEAEKKALGSAAPAKKLEPEANTHKGEEVVLNPAYPQPPPAYTIQTPDLAVGAKIAAFPSGYSGVFTFPRPSVVNSTEGSHPPSYQDSRRQVAGGSCSSLPPYATLPRHCTQARPSPYQTSPSHLGRFSPTDMDVHPAYPSECDGSACLPPHSNGYREYLEQDSSQKGTPADKSKSRVLYNVQQTKCKQPNCSFYGHPETGNFCSCCYKEELKRKEREALVHRF from the exons GCAAGAACTGGGATCTGAGCGCAGCCCTGAGTGACTTTGAACAGCTAAGGCAAGTGCATGCCGGCAACCTACCCCATTCCTTCAACGAAGGACGCAGCTATAAACCCCCCGAAAAAGAGGCAGCCCGTCCCGGGCGACCACCGCTCCAGCGGCAGGATGATATCGTGCAAG AGAAACGCCTGTCTCGAGGCATTTCCCACGCCAGCTCCACCATCGTCTCCCTGGCCCGGTCCCACGTCTCCAGCAACGGCAGCAGCGAACATCTGCTGGAGATGCCCATCTGCACCTTCCAGCTGCCCGACCTCACCGTGTACACCGAGGACTTCCGCAGCTTCATCGAGCGAGACCTGATCGAGCAGTCGATGCTGGtggcgctggagcaggctg GTCGGCTGAACTGGTGGGCGAACGTGGATCCCAGCTGCCAAAGGCTGCTTCCCCTGGCCACCACCGGCGATGGGAACTGCCTGCTCCACGCCGCCTCCCTGG GTATGTGGGGTTTCCACGACAGAGATCTCATGCTTCGCAAATCTCTTTATACCTTGATGGATAAAGGCGGGGAGAGGGAAGCCCTGAAGCGGAGGTGGCGCTGGCAGCAAACGCAGCAGAACAAGGAG TCCGGTCTGGTTTACACCGAAGAGGAGTGGCAGAAGGAGTGGAACGAGCTGATCAAGCTGGCATCCAGCGAGCCTCGCGTGCACTACGGCACCAACGGGGCCGGCTGCGGAGG CGTTGAAAGCTCGGAAGAGCCGGTGTACGAGAGCCTGGAGGAGTTTCACGTTTTCGTCCTTGCCCACGTGCTGAAGAGACCCATAGTGGTGGTGGCAGACACGATGCTGCGGGACTCGGGGGGAGAAG CCTTTGCCCCTATTCCCTTTGGAGGGATCTATCTTCCCCTGGAAGTCCCAGCCAACAAATGCCATCGTTCTCCGTTGGTCCTGGCTTATGACCAAGCCCATTTTTCTGCCCTGGTATCCATGGAGCAGAAGGAACCCACGAAAGATCAAG CTGTGATCCCCCTGACGGACTCCGAGCACAAGCTGCTCCCCGTGCACTTTGCCGTGGATCCCGGGAAGGAATGGCAGTGGGGAAAAGACGACAGTGACAACGTCAAGCTGGCCAG TGTGACGTTATCACTGGAAGCAAAGCTGCACTTGCTGCACAGCTACATGAATGTTAAATGGATCACATTGCCTTGTGACATGCAG GCGCCTTTGGCCCAGCCAGAATCTCCTACAGCCTCTGCGGGCGACGATGCTCGTTCAGCTGCGGAGTCGGGAGAGTCGGACAAGGAGTCGGTCTGCAGCAGTTCAGCAAGCAACGGTGGCAGCAGGGCTTGCAAGGACAAAGAGAAACCAAAGAAAGACcgagaaaaggagaaggagaaggataAAAAACGGGCAGACTCGGTTGCCAATAAGCTGGGCAGCTTCGGCAAGACTTTGGGAAGTAAGCTAAAAAAGAACATGGGTGGCTTGATGCACAGCAAAACGATCAAGGGAGGTGTGAGCAACGGGCAGGGAGATACcttggagaagaagaagaaagggtcCCTGAAGTCAaggaaaggcagcaaagagGAATCTTCCCAAGGAGACTTGTCAGCTCCCGTGGAGAAGACCTGCCCGGGTAAAGCAGCCCCCGAAAAGCCGTCGGACCCCTACAAATACAGCAACGACGTCAGGCTGAGCCTGAGCATCCTCCGGGCTGCCATGCAGGGAGAGCGCAAGTTCATCTTCGCCGGCCACCTCAAGACCAGCAACCGGCACCAGTACCAGGAGGAGATGATCCAGCGGTACCTTCTGGATGCCGAGGAACGCTTTATGGCTGAGCAGAAACAAAAGGAGGCGGAGAAGAAGGCGCTGGGGAGCGCTGCCCCTGCCAAGAAGCTGGAGCCGGAGGCGAACACCCACAAGGGCGAGGAAGTGGTGCTCAACCCCGCGtacccccagcctccccctgcGTACACCATCCAGACGCCGGATCTGGCCGTAGGCGCTAAAATAGCAGCTTTTCCCTCCGGCTATTCGGGCGTTTTCACCTTTCCCAGACCCTCCGTGGTCAACAGCACGGAAGGGTCGCATCCCCCCAGCTATCAAGACAGCAGGCGGCAGGTAGCCGGGGGGTCCTGCAGCAGCCTTCCCCCCTACGCCACCTTACCCAGACATTGCACCCAGGCGCGGCCGAGTCCCTACCAAACCAGCCCTTCCCACCTGGGGAGATTCTCCCCCACGGACATGGACGTCCATCCCGCCTACCCGTCGGAGTGCGACGGCTCAGCCTGCCTCCCCCCGCACAGCAACGGCTACAGGGAATACCTCGAGCAGGACAGCTCGCAGAAAGGAACGCCGGCGGACAAAAGCAAAAGCCGAGTTCTTTATAACGTTCAGCAGACCAAATGCAAGCAGCCGAACTGCAGTTTTTACGGACATCCAGAAACTGGGaatttctgctcctgctgttaCAAAGAGGAGCTGAAACGCAAGGAGCGGGAGGCTCTAGTGCACAGGTTCTGA